One Streptomyces sp. SAI-135 DNA segment encodes these proteins:
- a CDS encoding oligopeptide:H+ symporter — protein MASSLTKDSVTPGTPGSDTAFFGHPRGLATLFMTEMWERFSYYGMRALLPLYLVAPGGLHLSAATATAIYSVYVSLVYLLAMPGGWFGDRVWGPRKTVAVAGAVIMLGHLTLALPSSGTFYAGLGLVAIGSGLLKANISTMVGHLYEGPDDPRRDGGFTVFYMGINLGAFAAPLVIGTIGENVNWHLGFALAALGMALGLAQFLIGSRHLADRSSVVPTPLSDAEKSATLRKAAIWAGIAVVFYAIVGFTGHYTLNWILVPLTLLGVIIPVMVLVNIKRDKDLDRTEQKSMSAYIWFFVAAAVFWMIYDQGGSTLSIFADSSAENSVLGWTFPVSWYQSVNPVLIMALAPVFAWFWLALNRRGKEPSTAVKFASGLVLVGASFFLFLAPLSIAEGGHKAAALWLVAIYFVQTVGELLLSPVGLSVTTKMAPAKYASQMMGVWFLAVTAGDATTGLLSIAGVDLNKTGIVALEATLAVLAGVAVWMYRNRVKELMGSVR, from the coding sequence GGGAGAGGTTCTCCTACTACGGCATGAGGGCTCTGCTCCCGCTGTACCTCGTCGCCCCGGGCGGCCTGCACCTCAGCGCCGCGACCGCGACCGCGATCTACTCCGTGTACGTGTCGCTGGTGTACCTGCTCGCGATGCCGGGCGGCTGGTTCGGCGACCGCGTGTGGGGTCCCCGGAAGACCGTCGCCGTCGCCGGTGCCGTGATCATGCTCGGTCACCTCACCCTGGCCCTGCCCTCCTCGGGCACCTTCTACGCCGGCCTCGGCCTGGTCGCGATCGGTTCCGGTCTGCTGAAGGCCAACATCTCCACGATGGTCGGCCACCTCTACGAGGGCCCGGACGATCCCCGCCGCGACGGCGGCTTCACGGTCTTCTACATGGGCATCAACCTCGGTGCCTTCGCCGCCCCGCTGGTCATCGGCACCATCGGCGAGAACGTCAACTGGCACCTGGGCTTCGCGCTCGCCGCCCTCGGCATGGCCCTGGGCCTCGCCCAGTTCCTGATCGGCAGCCGCCACCTGGCCGACCGCTCCAGCGTCGTCCCGACGCCGCTGTCCGACGCGGAGAAGTCCGCCACCCTGCGCAAGGCCGCGATCTGGGCCGGCATCGCCGTCGTCTTCTACGCGATCGTCGGCTTCACCGGCCACTACACGCTGAACTGGATCCTGGTCCCGCTGACCCTGCTCGGCGTGATCATCCCGGTGATGGTCCTGGTCAACATCAAGCGGGACAAGGACCTGGACCGCACCGAGCAGAAGTCGATGTCCGCGTACATCTGGTTCTTCGTCGCCGCGGCCGTCTTCTGGATGATCTACGACCAGGGCGGCTCGACCCTGTCGATCTTCGCGGACTCCTCCGCCGAGAACAGCGTCCTCGGCTGGACGTTCCCGGTCTCCTGGTACCAGTCGGTCAACCCCGTCCTCATCATGGCCCTGGCCCCGGTCTTCGCCTGGTTCTGGCTGGCGCTGAACCGGCGTGGCAAGGAGCCGAGCACGGCTGTGAAGTTCGCCTCCGGTCTGGTGCTCGTCGGTGCGTCCTTCTTCCTGTTCCTCGCGCCGCTGTCCATCGCGGAGGGTGGCCACAAGGCCGCCGCGCTGTGGCTGGTCGCGATCTACTTCGTGCAGACCGTGGGTGAGCTGCTGCTGTCGCCGGTGGGTCTGTCGGTGACCACGAAGATGGCCCCCGCGAAGTACGCCTCGCAGATGATGGGCGTGTGGTTCCTCGCGGTCACCGCCGGTGACGCGACGACCGGACTCCTCTCCATCGCCGGGGTCGACCTCAACAAGACCGGGATCGTCGCCCTGGAGGCGACGCTCGCCGTTCTCGCCGGTGTCGCGGTGTGGATGTACCGCAACCGGGTCAAGGAGCTCATGGGCAGCGTGCGCTGA